One stretch of Chitinophaga pendula DNA includes these proteins:
- a CDS encoding sensor histidine kinase, protein MENKTTQERLFNRYYRIFVIPMIFGLYYLLSYLINPFHASWAELSTRKWTDLALEGLIMMAICGMITEFSLISARWMDRLVPWDQWPIRRFIVQLICQVLSVFLALNLIFPIVVFVFGVNLDKPATAAEELDRWQFIFVCLMMSILISAVHTGNFFLRRWKTSMLEAAELKLKTSELQQIAMQAQLQSLKLQLDPHFMFNNFSTLSALIEEDKQTALLFLENLSRVYRYMILNLSNDLISLRDEIRFIQAYIYLMKIRYGDNVDIHIDVPEEATMMGIPPITLQLLMENAIKHNVASPDQPLRIHIFQERPDELIISNNIQRLATPLPSTKLGLENIKNRYRLLSDLPVAVSEDHAQFMVKLPLLEL, encoded by the coding sequence GAGAACAAAACAACGCAAGAGCGGCTATTCAACAGGTATTACAGGATATTTGTCATTCCGATGATATTTGGTCTGTATTACCTGTTGTCTTACCTAATTAACCCCTTTCATGCTTCGTGGGCGGAGCTGAGTACACGTAAGTGGACAGACCTGGCATTGGAGGGGCTGATCATGATGGCGATATGCGGGATGATCACGGAGTTCAGCCTGATCTCTGCGCGATGGATGGATAGGCTGGTCCCGTGGGACCAGTGGCCGATAAGGCGGTTCATTGTGCAGCTGATCTGCCAGGTATTATCTGTATTCCTGGCATTGAATCTGATATTTCCTATAGTGGTATTTGTGTTTGGGGTTAACCTGGACAAGCCGGCTACGGCGGCGGAGGAGCTGGATCGCTGGCAGTTCATCTTTGTGTGCCTGATGATGTCTATTCTGATCAGCGCGGTGCATACCGGTAATTTCTTTTTACGTCGTTGGAAGACCTCTATGTTGGAGGCGGCGGAGCTGAAGCTAAAGACCTCTGAATTGCAGCAGATCGCGATGCAGGCTCAGTTACAATCGTTAAAGTTGCAGCTGGATCCTCACTTTATGTTTAACAACTTCAGTACGTTGTCTGCACTTATCGAAGAGGATAAGCAGACGGCGTTACTGTTCCTGGAGAACCTGTCGCGTGTATATCGCTATATGATCCTTAACCTGAGCAATGACCTGATCAGCCTGCGTGATGAGATCCGGTTCATACAAGCCTATATCTACCTGATGAAGATCCGTTATGGGGATAATGTAGATATCCATATTGACGTGCCTGAGGAAGCGACTATGATGGGCATTCCTCCTATTACGTTACAGTTGTTGATGGAGAATGCTATTAAACACAATGTGGCATCACCGGATCAGCCATTGCGGATACATATTTTCCAAGAGCGACCTGATGAGCTGATCATCAGTAACAATATACAGCGGCTGGCTACGCCGCTGCCTTCTACTAAGCTGGGATTGGAAAATATCAAAAACCGTTACCGGCTGCT